The genomic stretch CGGGCCCGGCGACTTCGACTTGTTTCCGCCCGGCGCGCGCACGCGCACGTGGATCGAGTCGATGCCTTTCTCCTTCGCGGCGTCGGCCACGCGCTCGGCCGCCTTCATCGCGGCGTACGGCGACGCCTCGTCCTTCGCCGCCTTGACCACCATGCCGCCTGTTGCCTTCGTGATCGTCTCCGATCCCGTGATGTCCGTGAGGGTGATGATGATGTTGTTGTACGACGCGAAGATGTGGGCG from Thermoplasmata archaeon encodes the following:
- a CDS encoding 30S ribosomal protein S11, with amino-acid sequence MGSGEGGLSVPRWGVAHIFASYNNIIITLTDITGSETITKATGGMVVKAAKDEASPYAAMKAAERVADAAKEKGIDSIHVRVRAPGGNKSKSPGPGAQAAIRALSRAGLRIGRIEEVTPVPHDGTKAKGGRRGRRV